The following are from one region of the bacterium genome:
- a CDS encoding sigma-54 dependent transcriptional regulator, whose product MLRILIIDDESKICKLLELSLSKEGYEVDTSTKAREGLEKARRYGYDVIICDLKMPEVSGITILSEVKKHTPDTEVIIITAYATVETAVSAMKEGAYDYLIKPFQQDELKLLIKRIGEKKRLIKENIELKQELKKRYRFDQIVGRSGKMRDLLRLVEKVAPTDTMVLIRGETGTGKELIAQAIHHNSKRSEKPLVVVHCATLPSTLLESELFGYERGAFTGAEKEKPGRFELADKGTIFLDEIGEMALEIQAKLLRVLQYKEFVRLGGVKTTKVDVRIIAATNKDLEEALKKGEFREDLYYRISTFPIFLPPLRERKEDISDLIYHFLHHQEDRISKEAISSLAEYDWPGNVRELENVIEQAQVLAQDSMITPDHLSIYIRERRKGPLSLEIPDSGLSLAKIEEDLVKEALKKAGGNKTKAAKLLGITRRSLYSKLKKMCI is encoded by the coding sequence ATGCTTAGGATACTGATTATTGATGATGAATCCAAGATCTGCAAGCTCTTGGAGCTTTCTTTAAGCAAAGAAGGTTATGAGGTGGATACCTCCACGAAGGCAAGGGAAGGTTTGGAGAAAGCCCGAAGATATGGGTATGATGTAATAATATGCGATCTTAAGATGCCTGAAGTTAGCGGAATAACCATCCTATCTGAGGTGAAAAAGCATACCCCTGATACTGAGGTAATCATCATCACAGCCTATGCTACGGTGGAGACAGCAGTCTCTGCCATGAAGGAGGGGGCCTATGATTATCTGATCAAGCCATTCCAACAAGATGAACTGAAACTGCTCATTAAAAGAATTGGTGAAAAGAAGAGGTTGATCAAGGAGAATATAGAGCTTAAGCAAGAGCTGAAGAAAAGGTATAGGTTTGATCAGATTGTTGGCAGATCAGGCAAGATGAGGGATCTCTTGAGATTGGTAGAGAAGGTGGCTCCCACTGATACCATGGTTTTGATCAGGGGGGAGACAGGAACAGGAAAGGAGCTGATTGCCCAGGCAATCCACCATAACAGCAAAAGGAGTGAGAAACCTTTAGTGGTTGTCCATTGTGCCACCCTTCCTTCCACCCTCTTAGAGAGCGAGCTCTTTGGATATGAAAGAGGAGCCTTTACAGGAGCAGAAAAAGAGAAACCAGGCAGGTTTGAGTTGGCAGATAAGGGAACCATCTTTTTGGATGAGATTGGAGAGATGGCCCTTGAGATCCAGGCCAAGCTATTGAGGGTCCTCCAGTATAAAGAGTTTGTCAGATTAGGAGGTGTCAAGACAACCAAGGTGGATGTTAGGATCATTGCTGCCACCAACAAAGACTTAGAGGAGGCCTTAAAGAAAGGTGAGTTTCGGGAGGATCTCTATTACAGGATCTCCACCTTCCCCATCTTCCTTCCTCCTCTTAGAGAGAGAAAGGAGGATATCTCTGATTTAATCTATCATTTTCTGCATCATCAGGAAGATAGGATATCAAAAGAGGCTATCTCTTCTCTGGCAGAGTATGATTGGCCAGGCAATGTGAGGGAGTTAGAGAATGTCATAGAACAAGCGCAAGTGTTAGCCCAGGACTCAATGATCACCCCTGACCACCTTTCCATTTATATCAGAGAAAGAAGGAAAGGACCTCTCTCTTTAGAGATTCCAGACTCTGGCCTCTCTTTAGCCAAGATAGAGGAGGATCTAGTCAAAGAAGCCCTCAAGAAGGCAGGGGGAAATAAGACCAAAGCTGCCAAGCTGTTGGGGATTACCCGGCGCTCCCTCTATTCCAAGCTGAAGAAGATGTGCATTTAG
- a CDS encoding histidine kinase dimerization/phospho-acceptor domain-containing protein, producing MQEGTEDSIFQKKMITKRKTQIKLILLFSLLLFLGVNSATFLFYLKAKDYLDQELGERLKAIAATSSLKIDSSLLSSSETAETLYPLLAKIKEANQLEALFIFDRNRRSLVDTRPEIFFGQEYPYLALHPESVDKAWSGTVSSSELYQVEGLYFKSGYAPIGEEAILCVEASAQFLGVLDRLKRSLMAGSLLASLGVGLLVLLLIKAISSLASSEAFLLQAERVAAMGQMAGSVAHQIRNPLSIIRGTAEALKERYDPESQDELFDYITEEVKRID from the coding sequence ATGCAGGAAGGAACTGAAGATTCTATCTTTCAGAAGAAGATGATTACTAAAAGAAAGACCCAGATCAAGCTGATCCTTCTCTTTAGCCTCCTCCTCTTTTTAGGAGTAAACTCAGCTACCTTCCTCTTCTACTTAAAGGCAAAGGATTATCTGGATCAGGAGTTGGGAGAGAGACTAAAGGCAATAGCTGCCACCTCTTCTTTGAAGATAGATTCCTCCCTTCTTTCTTCTTCTGAAACTGCAGAAACTCTCTATCCATTGCTGGCTAAGATAAAGGAGGCCAATCAATTGGAGGCTCTCTTCATCTTTGATAGAAACAGAAGGTCTTTGGTAGACACAAGGCCTGAGATCTTCTTTGGTCAGGAGTATCCATATCTGGCTTTACATCCTGAGAGTGTTGATAAGGCTTGGTCAGGGACTGTTTCTTCTTCAGAACTCTACCAGGTTGAGGGGCTATACTTCAAGAGTGGGTATGCTCCGATAGGAGAGGAGGCCATCCTCTGTGTAGAGGCATCAGCTCAGTTCTTGGGGGTTTTGGATAGGCTAAAGAGAAGTCTGATGGCAGGATCTCTCCTTGCTTCTTTAGGAGTGGGTCTTTTGGTCTTACTCTTGATCAAGGCCATCTCTTCTCTGGCCTCCTCTGAGGCTTTTCTTCTTCAGGCAGAGAGGGTGGCGGCTATGGGCCAGATGGCAGGATCAGTAGCCCACCAGATCAGGAATCCCCTCTCTATAATCAGGGGAACAGCCGAGGCCTTGAAGGAGAGGTATGATCCTGAATCACAGGATGAGCTCTTTGACTATATCACAGAAGAGGTGAAGAGAATAGATTAG
- a CDS encoding ATP-binding protein, with the protein MALPEVIDSVLKRFKVEATTCYDPAIHILADRERIAEVFSNLIRNSIESTDEAVKIEIETKKEKDFVKIRFADRGKGIAKEDRKRIFEPFFTTKEEGAGLGLAIVKSVLEAHQGKIEVKSRKGRGCEFIIRLPLRRQDA; encoded by the coding sequence GTGGCTCTTCCTGAGGTTATTGACTCTGTGCTGAAGAGATTCAAGGTAGAGGCTACTACCTGCTATGACCCAGCCATCCATATCTTGGCAGACAGAGAGAGGATAGCGGAGGTATTCTCCAATCTGATCCGAAATTCAATAGAGAGCACTGACGAGGCGGTCAAGATAGAGATTGAGACCAAGAAAGAGAAGGATTTTGTCAAGATAAGGTTTGCCGATAGAGGAAAGGGGATTGCAAAAGAGGATAGAAAGAGGATATTTGAACCATTCTTCACCACCAAGGAGGAGGGAGCAGGCTTGGGATTGGCCATTGTCAAGTCTGTCCTTGAGGCTCATCAGGGCAAGATAGAGGTAAAAAGCAGAAAAGGGAGAGGATGTGAGTTTATTATCAGATTACCCCTCAGGAGGCAAGATGCTTAG